Proteins encoded within one genomic window of Acidovorax sp. 107:
- a CDS encoding aromatic ring-hydroxylating dioxygenase subunit alpha — protein sequence MSDLSLQLQQAASQLPVSSYFDDALFQRELETIFQRGPRYVGHQLAVPNAGDFYALPQEGEGRALVRNAEGAIELVSNVCRHRQAVMLKGKGSLNTQQKGSAGGNIVCPLHRWTYSPKGELLGAPHFAHDPCLNLNNYKLREWNGLLFEDNGYDVAADLAQMGPRADLDFDGYVLDHVELHECNYNWKTFIEVYLEDYHVGPFHPGLGSFVTCDDLRWEFGTNYSVQTVGVANRLGKAGSPVYERWHEALLAYREGKPPKHGAIWLTLYPHIMIEWYPHVLTVSTLHPISPTKTLNMVEFFYPEEIAAFEREFVEAQKAAYMETCIEDDEIGERMDAGRKALLARGDNEVGPYQSPMEDGMQHFHEWYRQTMGSGTLDPAAAKR from the coding sequence ATGTCTGATTTAAGTCTTCAACTGCAGCAGGCCGCAAGCCAACTACCAGTTTCGAGCTACTTTGACGATGCGCTGTTCCAGCGCGAGCTGGAGACCATCTTCCAGCGCGGGCCCCGTTATGTGGGGCATCAATTGGCTGTGCCCAACGCGGGCGACTTTTACGCACTGCCCCAGGAGGGCGAGGGCCGCGCCTTGGTGCGCAACGCCGAGGGAGCCATCGAGCTGGTGTCCAACGTGTGCCGCCACCGGCAGGCGGTCATGCTCAAGGGCAAAGGTTCGCTGAACACCCAGCAAAAGGGCAGCGCGGGCGGCAACATCGTGTGCCCGCTGCACCGCTGGACATACAGCCCCAAGGGTGAACTGCTGGGTGCCCCCCATTTCGCGCACGACCCGTGCCTGAACCTGAACAACTACAAGCTGCGCGAGTGGAACGGCCTGCTGTTTGAAGACAACGGCTACGACGTGGCCGCCGACCTGGCCCAGATGGGCCCGCGCGCCGACCTGGACTTTGACGGCTACGTGCTCGACCACGTGGAGCTGCACGAGTGCAACTACAACTGGAAGACCTTCATCGAGGTCTATCTGGAGGACTACCACGTCGGCCCCTTCCACCCAGGCCTGGGCAGCTTCGTCACCTGCGACGACCTGCGCTGGGAGTTCGGAACGAACTACTCCGTGCAGACCGTGGGCGTGGCCAACCGCCTGGGCAAGGCGGGCAGCCCCGTGTACGAGCGCTGGCACGAAGCCCTGCTGGCCTACCGCGAGGGCAAGCCGCCCAAGCATGGCGCCATCTGGCTCACGCTGTACCCGCACATCATGATCGAGTGGTACCCGCATGTGCTCACGGTGTCCACGCTGCACCCCATCAGCCCGACCAAGACGCTGAACATGGTGGAGTTCTTCTACCCCGAAGAAATCGCCGCGTTCGAGCGCGAGTTCGTCGAAGCACAGAAGGCCGCCTACATGGAGACCTGCATCGAGGACGATGAAATCGGCGAGCGCATGGACGCCGGCCGCAAGGCCCTGCTGGCACGCGGCGACAACGAGGTGGGGCCCTACCAGAGCCCCATGGAAGACGGCATGCAGCACTTCCACGAGTGGTACCGGCAGACCATGGGCAGCGGCACCCTCGACCCTGCCGCAGCAAAACGCTGA
- the xseB gene encoding exodeoxyribonuclease VII small subunit, translating into MPKAPATPALPAEPASYEAALEELEQLVARIESGQLPLDQMLAGYQRGATLLAFCRHRLDAVQDQIKVLDDGQLQPWNQE; encoded by the coding sequence ATGCCCAAGGCCCCTGCAACACCCGCTCTTCCCGCCGAACCTGCCAGCTACGAGGCAGCCCTGGAGGAGCTGGAGCAACTTGTGGCCCGCATCGAATCGGGCCAGCTGCCGCTGGACCAGATGCTGGCAGGCTACCAGCGCGGCGCCACCTTGTTGGCGTTTTGCCGCCACCGGCTCGATGCCGTGCAGGACCAGATCAAGGTGCTGGACGACGGCCAGCTGCAACCATGGAACCAGGAATGA
- a CDS encoding polyprenyl synthetase family protein: MSALPMTPSTVASQPLDTNLWSQNHLARVEQALSRWVGDGAPAGLGDAMRYAVLDGGKRLRPLLVLAAYEAARSGPSDSAVPEGAAVHAALDEAALRAACAVELIHAYSLVHDDMPCMDNDVLRRGKPTVHVQFGEAQALLAGDALQAFAFELLTPDNTLIPAATQAALCRLLARAAGSAGMAGGQAIDLASVGVALTEAQLRQMHRLKTGALLQGSVLMGALCGHAAPTAYQALSDYGAAMGLAFQVVDDILDVVADSATLGKTAGKDAAADKPTYVSLLGLERAQAYAQELLAEAHAALGRSGLPDTRALAALADMVVRRSH; this comes from the coding sequence ATGAGCGCGTTGCCAATGACCCCATCGACGGTGGCGAGTCAGCCCCTGGATACGAATCTCTGGAGTCAGAACCACCTGGCCCGCGTGGAGCAGGCCCTGTCCCGGTGGGTGGGCGATGGCGCCCCGGCGGGGCTGGGCGACGCCATGCGCTATGCCGTGCTGGATGGCGGCAAGCGCCTGCGGCCCCTGCTGGTGTTGGCTGCGTACGAGGCGGCACGCAGCGGCCCCTCGGATTCCGCTGTACCTGAGGGCGCGGCGGTGCATGCAGCCCTGGACGAAGCTGCCCTGCGGGCCGCGTGCGCGGTCGAGCTGATCCACGCCTATTCGCTGGTCCACGACGACATGCCCTGCATGGACAACGACGTGCTGCGCCGTGGCAAGCCCACCGTGCATGTGCAGTTTGGCGAAGCCCAGGCCCTGCTGGCGGGTGATGCCCTGCAGGCCTTCGCATTTGAATTGCTGACCCCCGACAACACCCTGATCCCCGCCGCCACGCAGGCGGCCCTGTGCCGACTGCTGGCGCGGGCTGCGGGCTCGGCCGGCATGGCGGGCGGGCAGGCCATTGACCTCGCCAGTGTGGGCGTGGCGCTGACCGAGGCGCAGCTGCGCCAGATGCACCGCCTCAAGACCGGTGCGCTGCTCCAGGGCAGCGTGCTTATGGGGGCCCTGTGTGGCCACGCAGCGCCCACGGCCTACCAGGCACTGTCCGACTACGGCGCCGCCATGGGGCTGGCGTTCCAGGTGGTGGACGACATCCTGGATGTGGTGGCCGACTCTGCCACCCTGGGGAAAACGGCGGGCAAGGATGCTGCTGCAGACAAACCCACCTACGTGTCGTTGCTCGGTCTGGAGCGTGCGCAGGCTTACGCGCAGGAGCTGCTGGCCGAGGCGCATGCGGCCCTGGGTCGCAGTGGTTTGCCGGACACCCGTGCGCTGGCAGCCCTGGCGGACATGGTCGTGCGCCGCTCGCACTGA
- the dxs gene encoding 1-deoxy-D-xylulose-5-phosphate synthase — protein sequence MSTTPFPLLQTINDPADLRRLSRADLKVLATELREFVLQSVSQTGGHLSSNLGTVELTVALHHVFNTPEDRLVWDVGHQTYPHKILTGRRDRMHTLRQLGGISGFPQRAESIYDTFGTAHSSTSISAALGMALAAKRKGDNRHAVAIIGDGAMSAGMAFEALNNAGVADCNLLVVLNDNDMSISPPVGALNRYLAQLMSGQFYAAAKNVGKTVLRPVPPLLELAKRFEQQAKGMVVPATLFEKFGFNYIGPIDGHDLDSLIPTLENIKSLKGPQFLHVVTKKGQGYKLAEADPVAYHGPGKFDPSVGLTKPVTPPKQTFTQVFGQWLCDMAAQDTRLVGITPAMREGSGMVEFEKRFPDRYYDVGIAEQHAVTFAAGMACEGVKPVVAIYSTFLQRGYDQLIHDVALQNLPVVFALDRAGLVGADGATHAGAYDIPFVRCIPNMSMACPADERECRQLLSSAFEQDHPVAVRYPRGSGAGVAPLAALDGLPFGKGEIRRERKGEPDGKAPRIAILAFGTLLYPALEVGEAIDATVVNMRWAKPIDEALLREVAERHDALVTVEEGAIMGGAGSAVTEALNAMGLVRPVLQLGLTDVFIEHGDPAKLLAQQGLDATGIRASIAARFLSSSAD from the coding sequence ATGTCCACGACACCCTTTCCCCTGCTGCAGACCATCAATGACCCGGCGGACCTGCGCCGGCTCTCGCGCGCGGACCTCAAGGTGCTGGCGACCGAGCTGCGTGAGTTCGTGCTGCAGAGCGTCTCCCAGACCGGCGGCCACCTCAGCTCCAACCTGGGCACGGTAGAGCTGACCGTGGCTCTGCACCATGTCTTCAACACCCCGGAAGACCGCCTGGTGTGGGACGTGGGTCACCAGACCTACCCGCACAAGATCCTGACCGGTCGCCGCGACCGCATGCACACCTTGCGCCAATTGGGCGGCATCTCGGGCTTTCCGCAGCGCGCCGAGAGCATCTACGACACCTTTGGCACGGCGCATTCCAGCACCAGCATCTCGGCCGCGCTGGGCATGGCGCTGGCTGCCAAGCGCAAGGGCGACAACCGCCACGCGGTGGCCATCATCGGCGACGGCGCGATGAGTGCTGGCATGGCTTTCGAGGCGCTCAACAACGCGGGTGTGGCCGACTGCAACCTGCTGGTGGTGCTTAACGACAACGACATGAGCATCAGCCCGCCCGTGGGCGCCCTCAACCGCTATCTGGCGCAGCTGATGAGCGGGCAGTTCTATGCGGCCGCCAAGAACGTGGGCAAGACCGTGCTGCGCCCCGTACCGCCTCTGCTCGAATTGGCCAAGCGCTTCGAACAGCAGGCCAAGGGCATGGTGGTGCCCGCCACGCTGTTCGAAAAGTTCGGCTTCAACTACATCGGCCCCATCGACGGGCATGACCTCGACTCGCTGATCCCCACGCTGGAGAACATCAAGAGCCTCAAGGGGCCGCAGTTCCTGCACGTGGTCACCAAGAAGGGCCAGGGCTACAAGCTGGCCGAGGCCGACCCTGTGGCCTACCACGGCCCCGGCAAGTTCGACCCCAGCGTGGGCCTGACCAAGCCGGTCACGCCCCCCAAGCAGACCTTCACCCAGGTGTTCGGCCAGTGGCTGTGCGACATGGCGGCGCAGGACACGCGCCTGGTGGGCATCACCCCGGCCATGCGCGAGGGCTCGGGCATGGTGGAGTTTGAAAAACGCTTTCCCGACCGCTACTACGACGTGGGCATCGCCGAACAGCACGCTGTCACGTTCGCTGCGGGCATGGCCTGCGAGGGTGTGAAGCCCGTGGTGGCCATCTACTCCACGTTTTTGCAGCGCGGCTACGACCAGTTGATCCACGACGTGGCTTTGCAAAACCTGCCCGTGGTGTTTGCCCTGGACCGCGCTGGCCTGGTGGGCGCTGACGGTGCCACGCACGCAGGTGCCTACGACATCCCGTTCGTGCGTTGCATCCCCAACATGAGCATGGCTTGCCCCGCTGACGAGCGCGAATGCCGCCAGCTGCTCAGCAGCGCGTTTGAACAGGACCACCCCGTGGCCGTGCGCTACCCGCGCGGCAGCGGCGCGGGCGTGGCGCCGCTCGCAGCGCTCGATGGCCTGCCCTTCGGCAAAGGCGAGATTCGCCGTGAGCGCAAGGGCGAGCCGGACGGCAAGGCGCCCCGCATTGCCATCCTGGCCTTTGGCACCTTGCTGTATCCCGCGCTGGAAGTGGGCGAGGCGATCGATGCCACCGTGGTCAACATGCGCTGGGCCAAGCCCATCGACGAGGCCTTGCTGCGCGAGGTGGCCGAGCGCCACGACGCCCTCGTCACGGTGGAAGAGGGCGCCATCATGGGCGGGGCGGGCAGTGCAGTGACCGAGGCGCTCAACGCCATGGGCCTCGTGCGCCCCGTGCTGCAGCTCGGCCTGACCGATGTGTTTATCGAGCACGGTGACCCGGCCAAGTTGCTGGCGCAGCAAGGGCTCGATGCGACCGGTATCCGCGCATCGATTGCCGCGCGGTTTTTGTCCAGCAGCGCGGACTGA
- a CDS encoding TRAP transporter substrate-binding protein, which yields MDRRSIIKHAGIAGVLAAGAAPAVHAQAAIRWRLASSFPKSLDTIYGGADVFSKAVKAMSGGKFEISVHAGGELMPPFGVVDGVQQGTVEMAHTVPYYFYGKNPAFALGSAVPFGFNARQMNAWMLHGNGRKLMNEFYGGYNMISFAGGNTGTQMGGWYRKEIKSPADFKGMKMRLGGGLIGEVMQKLGAVPQSIPGGEIYQSLEKGTLDAAEWVGPYDDQKLGFNKVAPFYYYPGWWEGGPEVDFFVNQKAFDGLSAENKAIIEAATNVAHVDMLAKYDALNPTALKQLVAAKTKVLPFSQAVMDASFKASMEVFAENDAKSPEWKKIYADMRAFQRDQILWFRFAEARYDTFMSAQKI from the coding sequence ATGGATCGTCGTTCAATCATCAAGCACGCCGGCATTGCCGGTGTGCTGGCTGCAGGCGCTGCGCCCGCCGTCCACGCCCAGGCTGCCATTCGTTGGCGTCTGGCCTCCAGCTTCCCCAAGTCGCTGGACACCATCTATGGCGGCGCTGATGTGTTCTCCAAGGCCGTCAAGGCCATGTCGGGCGGTAAGTTTGAAATCTCCGTGCACGCTGGTGGCGAGCTGATGCCTCCCTTCGGCGTGGTCGATGGCGTGCAGCAAGGCACCGTGGAAATGGCACACACGGTGCCTTACTATTTCTACGGCAAGAATCCCGCTTTTGCGCTGGGCTCGGCAGTGCCCTTTGGCTTCAATGCCCGCCAGATGAATGCCTGGATGCTGCATGGCAACGGCCGCAAGCTCATGAACGAGTTCTACGGTGGCTACAACATGATCAGCTTCGCAGGTGGTAACACCGGCACGCAGATGGGTGGCTGGTATCGCAAGGAAATCAAGTCGCCTGCCGACTTCAAGGGCATGAAGATGCGCCTGGGTGGCGGCCTGATCGGTGAAGTGATGCAGAAGCTGGGCGCTGTGCCCCAGAGCATCCCTGGCGGCGAAATCTACCAATCCCTCGAAAAGGGCACGCTGGACGCCGCCGAGTGGGTGGGGCCGTACGACGACCAGAAGCTGGGCTTCAACAAAGTCGCTCCGTTCTACTACTACCCCGGCTGGTGGGAAGGCGGTCCTGAAGTGGACTTCTTCGTCAACCAGAAGGCGTTTGACGGCCTGTCGGCTGAGAACAAGGCCATCATCGAAGCCGCTACCAACGTGGCCCACGTGGACATGCTGGCCAAGTACGACGCACTGAACCCCACGGCCTTGAAGCAACTCGTGGCTGCCAAGACCAAGGTGCTGCCTTTCTCGCAAGCCGTGATGGACGCTTCGTTCAAGGCTTCGATGGAAGTGTTCGCCGAGAACGACGCCAAGAGCCCCGAGTGGAAGAAGATCTACGCCGACATGCGTGCGTTCCAGCGCGACCAAATTCTGTGGTTCCGCTTTGCTGAAGCCCGCTACGACACCTTCATGTCCGCCCAGAAGATCTGA
- a CDS encoding TRAP transporter large permease subunit produces the protein MEFLTHNLAPIMFAGLICFLLVGFPVAFSLGACGLFFAFIGIELGVLPEALLQAVPLRIFGIMQNDTLLAIPFFTLMGLILERSGMAEDLLDTIGQLFGPIRGGLALAVIFVGALLAATTGVVAASVISMGLISLPIMLRYGYDRRLAAGVIAASGTLAQIIPPSLVLIIIADQMGRSVGDMYKGAFVPGLMLTGFYALYVILLAIFKPQWVPAIPPEARTLRDENGKSGVTSLLVLTGICVAASMYVAKNMAALHTWVSGETVERVALDETIVVAMCFGVALAFVVASINKITRLGLLSKAAERVTFVLIPPLLLIFLVLGTIFLGVATPTEGGAMGALGAGIMAIFRGRLSMSLLKQAVTTTTKLSCFVVFILVGATMFGLTFQGVDGPLWVEHLLTGLPGGQLGFLIVVNIMVFFLAFFLDFFELSFIVVPLLAPVANKLGIDLIWFGVLLAVNMQTSFMHPPFGFALFYLRSVAPAKEYMDKITKKMIAPVTTPQIYWGAIPFLIIQLMMVGLIIVFPGIVSSGLDKEEVYDLDKVRMEMEATMPDAAGAPEATDPTAGMEGTGSTPGADAAAPAADDPLKALQDSMANEKK, from the coding sequence ATGGAATTTCTCACCCACAATCTCGCCCCCATCATGTTCGCGGGGCTCATCTGCTTCTTGCTGGTGGGCTTCCCGGTCGCCTTCAGCCTGGGCGCCTGCGGACTTTTCTTCGCCTTCATCGGCATCGAACTGGGCGTATTGCCCGAGGCCCTGCTGCAAGCCGTGCCGCTGCGCATCTTCGGCATCATGCAGAACGACACCCTGCTGGCCATTCCGTTCTTCACGCTCATGGGGCTCATATTGGAGCGAAGCGGGATGGCGGAAGACCTGCTGGACACCATTGGTCAGCTGTTCGGCCCCATCCGTGGCGGCCTGGCGCTGGCCGTGATCTTTGTGGGCGCGCTGCTGGCAGCCACCACCGGCGTGGTCGCCGCATCGGTGATCTCGATGGGCCTGATCTCGCTGCCCATCATGCTGCGCTATGGCTATGACCGCCGACTGGCAGCGGGCGTGATTGCGGCCTCCGGCACGCTGGCGCAGATCATTCCCCCTTCGCTGGTGCTGATCATCATTGCCGACCAGATGGGCCGCAGCGTGGGCGACATGTACAAGGGCGCCTTCGTGCCCGGCCTGATGCTCACCGGCTTCTACGCGCTGTACGTCATCCTGCTGGCGATCTTCAAGCCCCAATGGGTGCCCGCCATCCCGCCCGAAGCCCGCACGCTGCGCGACGAGAACGGCAAGAGCGGTGTGACCTCCTTGCTGGTGCTGACGGGCATTTGCGTGGCCGCCTCGATGTATGTGGCCAAGAACATGGCGGCCCTGCACACCTGGGTTTCGGGCGAAACGGTGGAGCGCGTGGCCCTCGACGAAACCATTGTGGTGGCCATGTGCTTTGGCGTGGCCCTGGCCTTCGTGGTCGCCAGCATCAACAAGATCACCCGCCTGGGCCTGCTGTCCAAGGCGGCGGAACGCGTGACGTTCGTGCTGATTCCCCCGCTGCTGCTGATCTTCCTGGTGCTGGGCACCATCTTCCTGGGCGTCGCAACCCCCACCGAAGGCGGCGCCATGGGCGCTTTGGGCGCGGGCATCATGGCCATCTTCCGTGGCCGGTTGAGCATGTCGCTGCTCAAGCAGGCCGTGACCACCACCACCAAGCTGTCGTGTTTTGTGGTGTTCATCCTGGTGGGCGCCACCATGTTCGGCCTGACCTTCCAGGGCGTGGACGGCCCGCTGTGGGTGGAGCATCTGCTGACCGGTCTGCCGGGTGGCCAGCTGGGCTTCCTGATCGTCGTGAACATCATGGTGTTCTTCCTGGCGTTCTTCCTGGACTTCTTCGAACTGTCTTTCATCGTCGTGCCTCTGCTGGCCCCCGTGGCCAATAAGCTGGGCATTGACCTGATCTGGTTCGGCGTGCTGCTGGCCGTGAACATGCAGACCTCGTTCATGCACCCTCCGTTCGGCTTTGCGCTGTTCTACCTGCGCAGCGTGGCCCCCGCGAAGGAGTACATGGACAAGATCACCAAGAAGATGATCGCGCCCGTGACCACGCCCCAGATCTACTGGGGGGCCATCCCCTTCCTGATCATCCAGCTGATGATGGTGGGCCTGATCATCGTCTTCCCCGGCATCGTCTCCAGCGGTCTGGACAAGGAAGAGGTCTATGACCTGGACAAGGTCCGCATGGAGATGGAAGCCACCATGCCCGACGCAGCCGGAGCCCCGGAGGCCACCGACCCCACGGCCGGCATGGAGGGCACGGGCTCGACACCTGGGGCCGACGCTGCGGCTCCCGCCGCAGACGACCCGCTCAAGGCCCTGCAGGACTCGATGGCCAACGAGAAGAAGTGA
- a CDS encoding TRAP transporter small permease subunit: MQALLKLSRGIDWLNTQVGKYVVWLILASTVISGVNAVVRKALNISSNAFLEVQWYLFAASFLLAAGYTLLQGEHVKVDVISSRFSKRTQIWIDVFGYIVFLTPMCLAVLWYGLPFFTRALASGEMSNNAGGLIRWPVYLMMPLGFALLWLQGISELIKRLGFLQGLIEDPTVKKVEKTAEEELAESIRNLAEAAKGNGKNKTEAV, from the coding sequence ATGCAGGCTCTATTGAAGCTATCAAGAGGGATCGACTGGCTTAACACCCAGGTCGGCAAGTACGTGGTCTGGCTGATCCTGGCCTCCACCGTCATCAGCGGCGTGAACGCCGTGGTGCGCAAGGCGTTGAACATCAGCTCCAACGCGTTCCTGGAAGTGCAGTGGTACCTGTTTGCCGCATCGTTTCTGCTGGCCGCTGGCTACACGCTGCTGCAGGGCGAGCACGTCAAGGTCGATGTGATCTCCAGCCGCTTTTCCAAGCGCACGCAGATCTGGATCGACGTGTTTGGCTACATCGTCTTCCTGACGCCGATGTGCCTGGCGGTGCTCTGGTACGGCCTTCCCTTCTTCACGCGTGCCCTGGCCTCGGGTGAAATGTCCAACAACGCCGGCGGCCTGATCCGCTGGCCTGTGTACCTGATGATGCCGCTGGGCTTCGCGCTGCTGTGGCTGCAAGGCATCTCCGAACTCATCAAGCGTCTGGGCTTCCTGCAAGGCCTGATCGAAGACCCCACGGTCAAGAAAGTCGAAAAGACGGCCGAGGAAGAACTGGCTGAATCCATCCGCAACCTGGCCGAAGCCGCCAAGGGCAACGGCAAGAACAAGACCGAGGCCGTCTGA
- a CDS encoding substrate-binding domain-containing protein: MHRVQLHYTLSRDAGNALIRNPLPELLQAVAERGSISGAARALDLSYRHVWGALKRWEDQLGGELIIWGKGQSAQLSEFGSKLLWAERQAQARLAPQIAALHADLERAFAVAFDPNAHVLTLYASHDDALAALRAHAATQTDAGALHLDIRFTGSVDAIRALNEGRCTLAGFHTVADAAAQSLTARTYQPLLQPGLHKIIGFAQRTQGLMVAPGNPLGLHSLADVARTGARFINRPLGSGTRVLLDDLLAQAGMDPESIVGYALNEPSHTAIAQAVAAGAADVGMGIELAARARGLDFVPLVHERYHLACLKDSLDQPATLALRTLLQTPEWLAHMATLPGYTAWHCGEVLAMSTVLPWWQFARKKRTSTPRKKP, translated from the coding sequence GTGCATAGGGTCCAACTTCACTACACACTCAGCCGCGACGCGGGCAATGCACTCATCCGCAACCCGCTGCCCGAGCTGCTGCAGGCCGTGGCAGAACGCGGCTCCATCTCGGGCGCCGCGCGCGCGCTGGACCTGTCCTACCGCCATGTCTGGGGTGCCCTCAAGCGCTGGGAAGATCAGCTGGGCGGCGAATTGATCATCTGGGGCAAAGGCCAGTCGGCACAACTGAGCGAGTTCGGCAGCAAGCTGCTGTGGGCCGAGCGCCAGGCCCAGGCGCGCCTGGCGCCGCAGATTGCCGCGTTGCACGCCGACCTGGAGCGCGCGTTCGCCGTGGCCTTCGACCCCAACGCCCACGTGCTCACCCTCTACGCCAGCCATGACGATGCGCTGGCGGCACTGCGTGCCCATGCCGCCACGCAGACGGATGCGGGCGCGCTGCACCTCGACATCCGCTTTACGGGCAGCGTGGACGCGATCCGTGCGCTGAACGAGGGACGTTGCACCCTGGCGGGCTTTCACACCGTGGCCGACGCGGCCGCGCAGTCACTCACGGCGCGCACCTACCAACCGCTGCTGCAGCCCGGGCTGCACAAGATCATCGGCTTTGCACAGCGCACGCAGGGGCTCATGGTGGCGCCCGGCAACCCACTGGGCCTGCACAGCCTGGCCGATGTCGCCCGCACGGGCGCCCGCTTCATCAACCGCCCGCTGGGCTCGGGCACACGGGTGCTGCTGGACGACCTGCTGGCCCAGGCCGGCATGGACCCAGAGAGCATCGTGGGCTACGCCCTCAATGAACCCTCCCACACCGCCATCGCCCAGGCCGTGGCCGCAGGGGCGGCCGACGTGGGCATGGGCATCGAGCTGGCGGCGCGCGCGCGCGGGCTGGACTTTGTGCCCCTGGTGCACGAGCGCTACCACCTGGCGTGCCTGAAAGACAGCCTGGACCAGCCTGCCACATTGGCACTGCGCACCCTGCTGCAGACGCCCGAGTGGCTGGCCCACATGGCCACACTGCCAGGCTACACGGCCTGGCACTGCGGCGAGGTGCTGGCCATGAGCACCGTGCTGCCCTGGTGGCAATTCGCGCGGAAAAAACGCACTTCTACGCCTAGGAAGAAACCCTAA
- a CDS encoding ABC transporter permease, protein MSTLTESASTALELTLSSDPVLWTIVGRSLSVSATACVMACGVGLVLGAWLGVARFAGRGAVLAVLNTLLAVPSVVVGLVVYLVLSRSGPLGYLGWLFSFKAMVLAQAILVLPVVTALTRQTVEDAERAHGEQLRSMGAGPLLRSLLLAWDERYALLTVLLASFGRAISEVGAVMIVGGNIDGFTRVMTTAIALETSKGDLPLALALGMILLAVVLALNVLIALLRRWRERVDGSASSTPVGVAA, encoded by the coding sequence ATGTCTACCCTTACTGAAAGCGCGAGCACAGCGCTTGAACTCACCCTCTCGTCCGACCCCGTCCTCTGGACCATCGTGGGCCGCTCCTTGTCTGTCAGCGCCACCGCCTGTGTGATGGCTTGTGGGGTGGGTCTGGTGCTGGGCGCGTGGCTGGGCGTCGCCCGCTTCGCAGGCCGTGGCGCCGTGCTGGCCGTGCTCAACACCTTGCTGGCCGTGCCTTCGGTGGTGGTGGGGCTGGTGGTGTACCTGGTGCTGTCGCGCAGCGGGCCGCTGGGCTATCTGGGCTGGCTGTTCAGCTTCAAGGCCATGGTGCTGGCGCAGGCTATCTTGGTGCTGCCGGTGGTCACCGCGCTCACGCGCCAGACGGTGGAAGACGCCGAGCGCGCGCATGGCGAGCAGTTGCGCTCCATGGGCGCGGGCCCGCTGCTGCGCAGCCTGCTGCTGGCCTGGGACGAGCGCTATGCGCTGCTCACCGTGCTGCTGGCATCGTTTGGCCGCGCAATCTCCGAGGTGGGCGCGGTGATGATCGTGGGCGGCAACATCGATGGCTTCACGCGGGTGATGACCACCGCCATCGCGCTGGAGACCAGCAAGGGCGACCTGCCGCTGGCGCTGGCGCTGGGCATGATCCTGCTGGCCGTGGTGCTGGCGCTCAATGTGCTGATTGCGTTGCTGAGGCGCTGGCGCGAGCGGGTGGATGGCTCGGCCTCCAGCACGCCGGTGGGAGTGGCCGCATGA
- a CDS encoding phosphate ABC transporter ATP-binding protein, protein MSGPVPTPWVDLRQVTVRYGRVQALDQVTLRIAPGERVALVGANGSGKSTLLRVLHGLADTHGGGLQCDASLRQAMLFQRPHMLRTSAQNNVALALWLRGTRWRDARPLALTALQRVGLQGIAAQNARTLSGGQQQRVALARAWALRPDVLLLDEPTASLDPHAKREVEALMADFAASHGAAGPAHPVTMVFSSHNLGQVKRLASRVIYMEHGRLVADLPVHDFFNGPLPEAARLFVKGELV, encoded by the coding sequence ATGAGCGGGCCTGTGCCAACCCCCTGGGTGGATCTGCGCCAGGTGACCGTGCGCTACGGCCGCGTGCAGGCGCTGGACCAGGTCACGCTGCGCATCGCGCCCGGCGAGCGCGTGGCGCTGGTGGGCGCCAACGGCAGTGGCAAGAGCACCCTGCTGCGTGTTCTGCATGGCCTGGCCGATACGCATGGGGGCGGCCTGCAATGCGATGCATCGCTGCGCCAGGCCATGCTGTTCCAGCGCCCGCACATGCTGCGCACCAGCGCCCAGAACAACGTGGCGCTGGCCCTGTGGCTGCGTGGCACCCGCTGGCGCGATGCGCGCCCCCTGGCCCTGACGGCCTTGCAGCGGGTGGGCCTGCAGGGCATCGCTGCGCAGAACGCGCGCACCCTGTCGGGCGGCCAGCAGCAGCGGGTGGCGCTGGCCCGCGCGTGGGCCCTGCGGCCCGACGTGCTGCTGCTGGATGAGCCCACCGCCAGCCTCGACCCCCACGCCAAGCGCGAGGTCGAGGCCCTGATGGCCGACTTTGCGGCCAGCCATGGTGCTGCCGGTCCGGCGCACCCCGTGACCATGGTGTTCAGCAGCCACAACCTCGGCCAGGTCAAGCGCCTGGCCAGCCGCGTGATCTACATGGAGCACGGCCGCCTGGTGGCGGACTTGCCAGTGCACGATTTTTTCAACGGCCCCTTGCCGGAGGCCGCCCGTTTGTTTGTCAAAGGAGAGCTGGTATGA